CGGAGCTTCTCAACGGCGTCCTCCTACGGCAGAATCCGCACGATGTCGGGCAGTGGCACAGGAGGGTGAAGCTCTTCGACAAGGACCCCGCTCGGCAGGCGGCGACCTACGTCGAGGCCGTCAGGACCGTCGAccccgcgacggcgacgggcaaGCCACACACGCTGTGGGTGGCGTTCGCGAAGATGTACGAGGCGCACGGCCGCCTGGACAGCGCCGACGAGGTGTTCTCGAAGGCCACGCAGGCGAGCCACAAGTCAGCCGACGACCTGGCCGCCGTGTGGTGCGAGTGGGCGGAGATGCAGCTACAGCACAGGCGCTTCGACAAGGCCGTAGCTCTGATGCGACAAGCCACCGCGGAACCCTCGGCCGAGGTGAAGAGGCgaaccgccgccgacgagcctTCCCAGCTGAAGCTTCACAAGTCCGCGAAGCTGTGGAGCTTCTACGTCGACCTGGAGGAGAGCCTCGGCACGCTGGCGTCGACGCGCGCCGCCTACGAGGGCGCCatggcggcgcgcgccgcgaCGCCGCAGATGGTGATCAACTACGCCTCGCTCCTCGAGGAGCACAGTTACTTCGAGGACGCGTTCGCGGCGTACGAGATGGGCGCCAAGCTGTTCGCCTACCCGCACAGCAAGCCAATCTGGGAAGCCTACCTCGAGAGGTTCGTGGCGAGGTACGGAGGGAGCAAgccggagcgcgcgcgggagctCTTCGCCGAGGCCATCCGCCAGGCCCCGCCCCACGAGTGGGCGCGCCTCTTCCTGCGGCACGCCAGGTacgaggaggagttcggctccgccgcgcgcgtcaTGGCCGTCTacgacgaggcggcgcggtCCGTGCCGGCGGGCGACAGGATGAGCGTCCACGAGGCCTACGCGGCGAGCGCGGTCGAGCTCTGCGGCGTGCCGAAGGTGAGGCAGGTCTACGAGCAGGCGATCGAGTCCGGCGGCCTCCAGCGCCGCGACGCTCTGGCGCTGTGCCTCAGGCTCGCCGTGCTCGAGGAAGGCCTGGGTGAGGTCGGCCGCGCTCGCGCCGTGTTCGTGCACGCGTCGGGCTACGCCGatcccgacggcgacgaggagttCTGGACCAAGTGGAGCGGCTTCGAAGTctggcacggcgacgagcaCACCTTCATGGACATGCTCCGGACAAAGCGCACGCAGAAGCTCGCTGGTCCACCAGGAATTCGGGCGCGTGGTGAACAGAAAGATGAGAAGGCTCGTCGTCGTACTGATCGGCTTGACGCACCATACAGCAAGAGGCAGCGAGTGTGATTtggcaaatttttatttcctcTTGTCTTTTGAGGAAAAACTTTTGTGCTTCCTCTTCAAATAAAATGCTGTGGAGACTGGAgaacatttttctttgtttcctcTTCAAATAGAATGCTGTGACATGGAGTATAATTGTATAAATGCTGTGGAGTGGAGTAAAACACTTCCAGAGCTGCTCCGCCGCATTCCGGCTATAGCGTTGCCCTGCTACTGCAATTTTCTATTGTGAttatgggaaaaaaatgatacagGGAGATAGTGACTTTGACTAAACCTGTCCTTGTTAACTATTATGTTTGTTCTTAAATGTAAGAGATTTTAaagatgaatctaaacaagtgtttattcaaattcatcgtcacaatcttttatattttaggatggagggagcATTTTCAGAAGGTTGAGAACTACTTCGTATTTGGTTTTGGTCttagggatgaaaatggatTTGAAATAGACAAAAATCATCTCTATTGTTTCTattttcatatcttttttCAGAATCGGGAGCCTCAGATATGAAAATGGAACgtaatattatcgaatacaaaCATGAGATGATCGAATATGAATCGAGACAAATGCGATAACAAAAATTTATCACATTATAAAAACCCTCAAACTgatctttcattttttctaaaacaatatatcaaaaattttaaattttagcaactaGCAATATCACTTTATATCATAAGGGTTACAACCAActtcataaattactttgtCAATGATTGTCTTCGTCTGAAGTAATATCACAgttaatagattattataaattaaagtgtgcatataatagattattataaagttCACATTTCACATTACAAAGTAAAGTGCATATCTTATAAGTCATtacaaagtaaaatatttgagcaattttacggtccaacaaaaagtacctcacggtaccaaatcgtttttgatcgttggatctaacagcgcacatcctactcaactaaatccaatggtgagaaaagtatcggtacctcgagatactttttgttggaccgcaacaaatctcaaaatatttatgtatgtcTTGATTAGTCAAGGATTTAAGGTTAACCTGGTGAAGTGGGCTGGGCTATTTGGGTTATTATTGTGGATTTATGACATATGGGTATGTAGACATTCCgagaaaatttatagaaagttTTTAACTTATTCCGATTTTCAATGGATAGTGTTTAATGTACCTGTTTCGGTTTacgagaaaaaaattctaaatctaTTTCCATTTCTGataatttatcaaaatattcCGACCGACGATTT
This is a stretch of genomic DNA from Oryza brachyantha chromosome 1, ObraRS2, whole genome shotgun sequence. It encodes these proteins:
- the LOC102701686 gene encoding pre-mRNA-splicing factor SYF1-like; the protein is MAAAVAMPAALALPSEADLPYEEAVLRDPLSLRPWRSYLAARAAAPLQVRAVIYERAVRALPGSYKLWHAYLVERAAAAAARAHPPCGGHPAHEALNRAFERALATLHRMPRIWGDHHRVWPLYLRLAALPSCPADTAIRIYRRFLQFDPSRAGELVELLVSAGRWQEAADHIVSVLNGGGEVGDNDRSLLLKLCDLLAKHADEVAGLKVEAVLRGAMRKFPDEAGRLRALLAECYARIGLYDKARDVLEEGVTTAATVAEFGLVFEAYAQLEQSLVAAKMEKAAEEEGDRLVAGCWLADSDDGDMCLARLERLLDRRPELLNGVLLRQNPHDVGQWHRRVKLFDKDPARQAATYVEAVRTVDPATATGKPHTLWVAFAKMYEAHGRLDSADEVFSKATQASHKSADDLAAVWCEWAEMQLQHRRFDKAVALMRQATAEPSAEVKRRTAADEPSQLKLHKSAKLWSFYVDLEESLGTLASTRAAYEGAMAARAATPQMVINYASLLEEHSYFEDAFAAYEMGAKLFAYPHSKPIWEAYLERFVARYGGSKPERARELFAEAIRQAPPHEWARLFLRHARYEEEFGSAARVMAVYDEAARSVPAGDRMSVHEAYAASAVELCGVPKVRQVYEQAIESGGLQRRDALALCLRLAVLEEGLGEVGRARAVFVHASGYADPDGDEEFWTKWSGFEVWHGDEHTFMDMLRTKRTQKLAGPPGIRARGEQKDEKARRRTDRLDAPYSKRQRV